Proteins found in one Labrenzia sp. VG12 genomic segment:
- a CDS encoding LysR family transcriptional regulator, whose protein sequence is MLIDHIETFLDLCETRNFNRTADRLGLTQSTVSARISALEKTLEARLFNRSRSGTELTTEGLRFEPHARAMRHGWAEARNATRFAGTRVVSIRIGIQHDLIDRRISELIANFRAALPDTAFFFEADYSNQMCSDLISGAADLAILFSPRQHPDLHYETIGEIAYHMVSTETDQLAEVTPERYILANFSPAFAHAHAALHPGLAEAPLSIGQNAAIAGMLLSLGGTAYVLKQAADELVAEGKCRFVPDAPPISQTVYAAINMRNRHRNAFRRLIRILRDSFFPAPGRR, encoded by the coding sequence ATGCTGATCGATCACATCGAGACGTTTCTGGATCTGTGCGAAACGCGGAATTTCAACCGCACCGCGGACAGGCTCGGCCTGACCCAGTCCACCGTCTCGGCACGCATATCCGCGCTTGAGAAAACCCTGGAAGCCAGGCTTTTCAACCGGTCCCGCTCCGGCACGGAGCTGACGACAGAGGGGCTGCGGTTCGAGCCCCATGCCAGAGCGATGCGCCATGGCTGGGCGGAGGCCCGCAACGCCACCCGCTTTGCCGGCACCAGGGTGGTCTCGATCCGGATCGGCATTCAGCACGACCTGATCGACCGGCGTATCAGCGAGCTGATCGCAAATTTCAGGGCCGCGCTCCCCGACACGGCTTTCTTCTTCGAGGCCGATTATTCCAACCAGATGTGTTCCGATCTCATTTCAGGCGCCGCGGATCTGGCGATCCTTTTTTCACCGCGGCAGCATCCGGACCTTCACTATGAGACCATTGGAGAGATCGCCTATCACATGGTCTCGACCGAGACAGACCAGCTGGCGGAGGTGACACCGGAGAGGTACATTCTGGCCAATTTTTCCCCGGCCTTCGCCCATGCCCATGCGGCGCTCCACCCGGGCCTTGCCGAAGCACCGCTCTCCATCGGGCAGAACGCGGCGATTGCCGGCATGCTGCTGTCGCTCGGCGGCACCGCCTATGTGCTTAAACAGGCGGCCGATGAGCTGGTTGCCGAGGGGAAATGCCGGTTCGTGCCGGACGCGCCGCCGATCTCCCAGACCGTCTATGCCGCCATCAACATGCGCAACCGCCACCGCAATGCCTTCCGCCGCCTGATCCGCATCCTGCGCGACAGTTTCTTTCCGGCCCCGGGACGCCGGTGA
- a CDS encoding anhydro-N-acetylmuramic acid kinase produces MTGWSIVGTISGTSADGIDLAEIGTDGRTVARFGPAETAGYRAKTKEDVLAAAAQKGAGREAWPEIAVAVTADHAAAIRIFLQTHGLQPDAIVFHGQTVWHDPKAGETVQLGNPQALADELGLQVIGDVRLADMAEGGEGAPLVPAYHRALAKTLIGAEHEPLCFLNIGGVSNLTFISGDDILAFDIGPGNALLDDWVRGHGAGDYDAGGMLSARGKVDADRLAGALEHPFLSAPGPKSLDRYSFSGSFAEDLGLEDGAATLLAFTVEAIAKSEALLPATPRLWLVCGGGRHNPVLMRLLSERLSGDVVSADDYTIDGDALEAQAMAFLGARLLAGLPTTYPETTGVGHPVSGGRLYRPSV; encoded by the coding sequence ATGACCGGCTGGTCGATTGTCGGCACGATCAGCGGCACTTCGGCGGATGGTATTGATCTCGCCGAGATCGGCACCGATGGCCGGACCGTTGCCCGCTTCGGCCCGGCCGAGACGGCCGGCTATCGCGCCAAGACCAAAGAGGATGTGCTGGCGGCAGCTGCGCAAAAGGGGGCGGGCCGGGAGGCCTGGCCGGAGATTGCGGTTGCGGTGACGGCCGATCATGCCGCCGCCATCCGGATCTTTTTGCAGACACATGGCCTTCAGCCGGACGCCATTGTCTTTCACGGACAGACGGTCTGGCACGACCCGAAGGCGGGTGAAACGGTGCAGCTTGGCAACCCGCAGGCGCTGGCAGATGAGCTCGGTCTCCAGGTCATCGGCGATGTCCGCCTGGCCGACATGGCGGAAGGCGGGGAGGGGGCGCCGCTTGTTCCGGCCTATCATCGTGCGCTCGCCAAAACCCTGATCGGAGCAGAGCATGAGCCGCTCTGTTTCCTCAATATCGGCGGTGTCTCGAACCTGACCTTCATCAGCGGCGACGACATCCTGGCCTTTGACATCGGCCCGGGCAACGCGCTCCTGGATGACTGGGTGCGTGGCCACGGTGCTGGCGACTATGACGCCGGCGGGATGCTGTCGGCACGTGGCAAAGTGGACGCGGACAGGCTGGCTGGAGCTCTTGAGCATCCTTTCCTGTCGGCGCCCGGTCCGAAGTCCCTCGACCGATACAGTTTTTCGGGCAGTTTCGCCGAAGACCTGGGCCTGGAAGACGGCGCGGCAACACTGCTTGCCTTCACGGTGGAGGCGATCGCCAAATCGGAAGCCTTGCTGCCGGCAACGCCACGTCTCTGGCTTGTCTGTGGTGGCGGTCGCCACAATCCCGTCCTGATGCGGCTGCTGTCGGAAAGGCTCTCCGGGGACGTGGTCTCCGCCGACGACTACACGATCGACGGGGACGCCCTCGAAGCCCAGGCGATGGCCTTTCTGGGCGCGCGCCTTCTGGCAGGTCTGCCGACCACGTATCCCGAGACCACGGGCGTCGGCCATCCGGTTTCCGGCGGCAGACTGTACCGTCCCTCCGTCTGA
- a CDS encoding cold-shock protein: MTIGTVKFFNSTKGFGFIQPEDGAADVFVHITAVERAGMPPLVEGQKVSFEVVQDRRSGKSAADNLQAV; this comes from the coding sequence ATGACCATTGGCACTGTAAAGTTCTTCAATTCCACCAAAGGCTTCGGCTTCATTCAGCCGGAAGACGGTGCAGCTGACGTGTTCGTTCACATCACCGCTGTCGAGCGTGCCGGCATGCCGCCGCTCGTCGAAGGCCAGAAGGTAAGCTTTGAAGTTGTTCAGGACCGCCGCAGCGGCAAGTCCGCTGCAGACAACCTGCAGGCAGTATAA
- a CDS encoding FAD-dependent oxidoreductase, with amino-acid sequence MSDLPTKARVVIIGGGVVGCSVAYHLTKLGWTDVVLLERKQLTCGTTWHAAGLIGQLRASANMTKLAKYSADLYRGLERETGLATGFREVGSVSVALTEARKEELFRSASMARAFGVPVEEMTVAEVKDRYPHLNIDGVKAGVWLPTDGQGDPANIALALAKGARQQGGLVVEGVKVTGIKVEGRRARSVSWQRGAESGEIEADHVVNCGGMWARDIGRMAGVNVPLHACEHFYIVTEPIPELTQMPVLRVPDECAYYKEDAGKYLLGAFEPNAKPWGMDGIPEDFCFDQLPEDIDHFEPILERAVNRLPLLAEAGIHTFFNGPESFTPDDAYNLGLSLEVDNYWVAAGFNSIGIQSAGGAGMALAAWMDTGEKPFDLGDVDVARNQPFQGNSHYLFERSRETLGLLYADHYPYRQKATARGVRRTPFHAHLEARGAVFGEIGGWERANWFADDGQEREYRYSWGPQNWFANQAAEHRAVRTNVGLYDMSSFGKIRVEGRDAEAYLNHICGADLSVAAGKIVYTQFLNEAGGIEADVTVTRLSETAYLVVTPAVTRPKDQAWMRRHVGDHQVVLTDVTAAEGVLAVMGPNSRKLLQAVSPNDFSNAVNPFGTAQEIEIGMGLARVHRVSYVGELGWEIYVSTDMAAHVFETLWEAGADIDLKLCGMHMMDSCRIEKAFRHFGHDITCEDHVLEAGLGFAVKTAKPAFIGRDAVLRKKDQGLQRRLVQFRLREPECMVYHNEPILRDGKIVGYLSSGAYGHHLGGAIGMGYVPSRGEDGSSLLASHYEIEVAGQRVKADASLAPMYDPKSERVRL; translated from the coding sequence ATGTCGGACCTTCCCACCAAAGCACGTGTTGTCATCATCGGCGGCGGTGTTGTCGGCTGCTCTGTCGCCTACCATCTGACCAAGCTGGGCTGGACCGATGTGGTTCTGCTGGAACGCAAGCAGCTGACCTGTGGCACGACCTGGCACGCGGCGGGCCTGATCGGTCAGCTGCGCGCCAGCGCCAACATGACCAAGCTTGCCAAATATTCCGCCGACCTTTATCGCGGCCTGGAAAGGGAAACGGGCCTTGCCACCGGCTTCCGGGAAGTCGGATCCGTTTCGGTGGCCCTGACCGAAGCGCGCAAGGAGGAGCTTTTCCGCAGTGCCTCCATGGCGCGAGCTTTCGGGGTTCCCGTGGAGGAGATGACCGTCGCCGAGGTGAAGGACCGCTACCCACATCTGAACATTGATGGCGTCAAGGCCGGCGTCTGGCTGCCGACGGACGGGCAGGGCGATCCGGCCAACATCGCGCTCGCCCTTGCCAAGGGCGCCCGCCAGCAAGGCGGTCTCGTTGTGGAAGGTGTGAAGGTCACGGGCATCAAGGTGGAGGGCCGCAGGGCCCGCTCCGTCTCCTGGCAGAGGGGAGCCGAGAGTGGCGAGATCGAAGCGGATCATGTGGTCAACTGCGGCGGCATGTGGGCGCGCGACATTGGCCGGATGGCCGGGGTGAACGTCCCGCTTCACGCCTGTGAGCATTTTTACATCGTTACCGAGCCGATCCCGGAGCTGACACAGATGCCGGTGCTGCGGGTGCCCGATGAATGCGCCTATTACAAGGAAGATGCCGGCAAGTATCTTCTCGGGGCCTTTGAACCCAATGCCAAGCCTTGGGGCATGGACGGGATCCCGGAAGATTTCTGTTTCGATCAGCTGCCCGAGGACATCGATCACTTCGAACCGATCCTGGAGCGGGCGGTCAACCGTCTGCCACTGCTCGCGGAAGCCGGCATCCATACCTTCTTCAATGGACCGGAGAGTTTCACACCGGACGATGCCTACAATCTCGGCCTGTCGCTGGAAGTCGACAATTACTGGGTGGCGGCGGGTTTCAATTCCATCGGCATTCAGTCTGCGGGCGGGGCCGGCATGGCGCTGGCGGCCTGGATGGACACCGGCGAAAAGCCATTCGATCTCGGCGACGTCGACGTCGCGCGCAACCAACCCTTCCAGGGCAACAGCCACTATCTGTTCGAACGCTCCAGGGAAACGCTCGGCCTACTATATGCCGATCACTATCCCTACCGGCAGAAGGCAACGGCCCGAGGTGTCCGGCGCACACCGTTTCATGCCCATCTGGAGGCCCGCGGCGCCGTCTTTGGCGAAATCGGCGGATGGGAGCGCGCCAACTGGTTTGCCGATGACGGCCAGGAACGGGAATACCGGTATAGCTGGGGCCCGCAGAACTGGTTTGCCAACCAGGCGGCCGAACACCGGGCGGTGCGCACCAATGTCGGCCTTTACGACATGTCTTCCTTCGGCAAGATCCGGGTCGAGGGCCGGGATGCGGAAGCCTATCTAAATCACATTTGCGGGGCAGACTTGTCCGTTGCCGCCGGCAAGATCGTCTACACCCAGTTCCTGAACGAAGCAGGCGGCATCGAGGCAGACGTGACGGTGACCCGCCTGTCGGAGACCGCCTATCTGGTGGTGACCCCGGCGGTCACCCGGCCGAAGGACCAGGCCTGGATGCGCCGCCATGTCGGCGACCATCAGGTTGTTCTGACCGATGTGACGGCAGCAGAAGGCGTGCTTGCCGTCATGGGGCCGAATTCCAGGAAATTGTTGCAGGCGGTCAGTCCGAACGATTTTTCCAATGCGGTCAATCCGTTTGGAACGGCCCAGGAGATCGAGATCGGCATGGGCCTCGCCCGGGTGCACCGCGTCTCCTATGTGGGTGAACTCGGCTGGGAAATTTACGTCTCCACAGACATGGCCGCCCATGTGTTCGAAACGCTCTGGGAGGCTGGAGCGGATATCGATTTGAAACTCTGCGGCATGCACATGATGGACAGTTGCCGCATCGAAAAGGCCTTCCGCCATTTCGGCCATGACATCACCTGCGAGGATCATGTCCTGGAGGCGGGGCTCGGATTTGCGGTGAAGACGGCAAAACCCGCCTTCATCGGACGGGACGCCGTCCTGCGCAAGAAGGATCAGGGCCTGCAACGGCGCTTGGTGCAGTTCAGGCTGCGCGAGCCGGAATGCATGGTCTACCACAACGAACCGATCCTCCGGGATGGCAAGATCGTCGGTTACCTGAGCTCGGGCGCCTATGGCCATCACCTGGGTGGTGCGATCGGCATGGGTTACGTGCCGTCCCGGGGAGAGGACGGGTCCAGCCTGCTTGCCTCGCACTATGAGATTGAAGTCGCGGGGCAGCGCGTGAAAGCCGATGCCTCGCTGGCACCGATGTACGACCCGAAATCGGAACGGGTCCGCCTCTAA
- a CDS encoding aspartate aminotransferase family protein has protein sequence MAHLPNSLEARDTAFQLHSYANARQQEETGALVIDKGEGIYVEDINGKRYIEGMAGLWSVAVGFGEKRLVEAATRQMEKLPYYHTFTYKTHGPSIELAEKLIEMAPVPMSKVYFTNSGSEANDTAIKLIWYRSNALGQPERKKIISRVRGYHGVTLASASLTGLPNNHRSFDLPIPQVLHTTCPHYRTQKRDGENEADFARRCAQDLEDLILAEGPETIAAFFAEPVMGAGGVVVPPEGYWDAVQPILKKYDILFVADEVICGFGRTGNMFGTETYKLQPDIMTLSKALSSSYQPISALLINDKVYQAIADESHKIGVLGHGYTGSGHPVASAVALENLKIIEERELVAHVREIAPVFQKRLADLAANPLVIETRGIGLIGAAELHHEALAATPGALGGKTNAVFLDKGLISRNMLDAMAFCPPLIISEAQVNDMFDIAEASLKSVQDSL, from the coding sequence ATGGCACACTTGCCCAACTCCCTTGAAGCCCGCGATACGGCCTTTCAGCTTCATTCCTATGCCAATGCCCGCCAGCAGGAAGAAACCGGTGCGCTGGTGATCGACAAGGGTGAAGGCATCTATGTCGAGGACATCAACGGCAAGCGCTACATTGAAGGCATGGCGGGCCTCTGGAGCGTGGCCGTCGGCTTTGGTGAAAAGCGTCTGGTAGAGGCAGCGACTCGCCAGATGGAGAAGCTGCCCTACTACCACACCTTCACCTACAAGACCCACGGACCCTCGATCGAACTGGCCGAGAAGCTGATCGAAATGGCGCCCGTGCCGATGTCGAAGGTCTATTTCACCAATTCGGGCTCCGAGGCCAATGACACCGCGATCAAGCTGATCTGGTACCGCTCCAACGCACTGGGCCAGCCGGAGCGCAAGAAGATCATTTCCCGCGTTCGCGGCTATCATGGTGTCACCCTCGCGTCGGCCAGCCTGACGGGGCTGCCGAACAATCACCGGTCCTTCGATCTGCCGATCCCCCAGGTGCTGCACACGACCTGTCCGCATTATCGCACCCAGAAAAGGGACGGGGAAAACGAGGCCGACTTCGCCAGACGCTGTGCGCAGGATCTGGAAGACCTGATCCTGGCGGAGGGACCGGAGACCATAGCCGCCTTCTTCGCCGAACCCGTGATGGGCGCAGGCGGTGTGGTCGTGCCGCCCGAGGGCTATTGGGATGCAGTCCAGCCCATTCTGAAGAAATACGACATCCTTTTTGTGGCCGACGAAGTGATCTGTGGCTTCGGCCGGACGGGCAACATGTTCGGCACGGAAACCTACAAGCTGCAGCCGGACATCATGACGCTGTCCAAGGCATTGTCCTCGTCCTACCAGCCGATCTCGGCGCTGCTGATCAACGACAAGGTCTATCAGGCGATTGCGGACGAGAGTCACAAGATCGGTGTGCTCGGGCACGGTTATACCGGCAGCGGCCATCCGGTGGCCTCTGCCGTCGCGCTGGAAAATCTAAAGATCATCGAGGAGCGGGAGCTGGTCGCGCATGTGCGGGAGATTGCGCCGGTTTTCCAGAAGCGACTGGCAGATCTTGCCGCAAACCCGCTGGTGATCGAGACCCGCGGCATCGGCCTGATCGGCGCGGCAGAACTGCACCACGAGGCGTTGGCCGCAACGCCGGGCGCGCTGGGCGGCAAGACCAATGCGGTCTTCCTGGACAAGGGTCTGATCTCGCGCAACATGCTGGATGCCATGGCTTTCTGTCCGCCTTTGATCATCAGCGAGGCGCAGGTCAATGATATGTTCGACATTGCCGAAGCCAGTCTGAAAAGCGTTCAGGACAGCCTATGA
- a CDS encoding FAD-dependent oxidoreductase, producing MSSMPTSARVVIIGGGVVGTSALYHLAKAGWTDCVLLEKNELTAGSTWHAAGNVPTFSTSWSIMNMQRYSTELYARLGAEVDYPMNYHVTGSIRLAHSRERMQEFQRAKGMGLYQGMNLEILGVDEIKDKYPFLETHDLAGALYDPADGDIDPAQVTQALAKGARAMGARILRFTPATGVSRENGAWIVHTEKGDISCEFVVNAAGYYAQRVGEWFKPFGGRTVPMATMSHQYLLFEEVAEVRDWSEKVGHKLPLLRDVDTSYYLRQEQNGFNLGPYERHCRAHWVSPDDPLPEDFSFQLYPDDLERLEFYIEDALARVPVLGTTGLSKVINGPIPYAPDGNPLLGPMPGVPNAFEACVFTFGIAQGGGAGKVLAEWITEGAPEWDMWSCDPRRYTDYTDHDYCVAKAKEIYGHEYAMHFPWHRWPAAPDRKLSSVHDRVKAEGGVMGAYNGWERANWFARPGDDLSDESTHTWNRSGPWEQRIREECEAVRDGVGVLNLPGFSRFDLSGAGAADWLRGRIAGALPKVGRMNLGYFPDERGRILTEMSILRHDEDRFTLITAATAQWHDWELLKHALPDGLELTDRTRDYDTLIVCGPKSRALFQDLADADLALPWLSIQTATVAGKEALLARVSFAGELGWEIHARVADMPAVYEAVLAAGARPFGMWALNSLRLEKGYRTWKGDLSTDYSLLEGGLERFIKFDKPQDFPGKAALQAEKQRGVTKRFVTLTVAAGDADAPYMSTLWHDGKVVGEVTSGGWGYRVGKSIALGMLRADLTVPGTEIEVEIYGERCHAVVQEDRPLWDPDNERIRA from the coding sequence ATGAGCAGCATGCCAACATCGGCACGCGTGGTGATCATCGGAGGTGGCGTGGTCGGCACATCCGCGCTTTATCACCTGGCAAAGGCCGGCTGGACCGATTGCGTGCTTCTGGAGAAAAACGAGCTGACGGCCGGATCGACCTGGCATGCGGCCGGCAATGTTCCGACCTTCTCCACGTCCTGGTCGATCATGAACATGCAGCGTTATTCGACCGAGCTTTATGCGCGCCTCGGCGCGGAGGTCGACTATCCGATGAATTATCATGTCACCGGATCGATCCGTCTTGCCCATTCCAGGGAACGCATGCAGGAGTTTCAGCGCGCCAAGGGCATGGGGCTCTACCAGGGCATGAACCTGGAAATTCTCGGTGTCGACGAGATCAAGGACAAGTACCCCTTCCTGGAAACCCATGACCTGGCCGGGGCGCTTTACGATCCGGCCGACGGCGACATCGATCCGGCACAGGTCACCCAGGCGCTGGCCAAGGGCGCCCGGGCGATGGGTGCCAGGATCTTGCGTTTCACACCGGCAACGGGGGTCTCGAGAGAAAACGGCGCCTGGATCGTGCATACCGAGAAGGGCGATATCAGTTGCGAATTCGTCGTGAACGCCGCCGGCTATTACGCGCAGCGTGTCGGCGAGTGGTTCAAGCCCTTTGGTGGGCGCACCGTGCCGATGGCGACCATGAGCCATCAGTATCTGCTGTTTGAAGAGGTCGCAGAAGTCAGGGACTGGTCCGAGAAAGTCGGCCACAAGCTGCCGCTCCTGCGCGATGTCGACACGTCCTACTACCTGCGCCAGGAACAGAACGGCTTCAATCTGGGGCCTTATGAGCGCCATTGCCGGGCGCACTGGGTGAGCCCGGACGATCCGCTGCCCGAGGATTTCAGCTTCCAGCTTTATCCCGACGACCTGGAGCGCCTGGAATTCTACATCGAGGATGCGCTTGCCCGTGTCCCGGTGCTTGGCACTACGGGTCTCAGCAAGGTCATCAATGGTCCGATCCCCTATGCGCCGGACGGCAATCCCCTGCTCGGGCCAATGCCGGGCGTGCCAAATGCCTTCGAGGCCTGCGTCTTCACCTTCGGCATCGCCCAGGGCGGTGGGGCCGGCAAGGTGCTTGCGGAGTGGATTACAGAAGGGGCGCCGGAATGGGACATGTGGTCCTGCGATCCGCGCCGCTACACCGATTATACCGATCACGACTATTGCGTGGCCAAGGCCAAGGAAATCTACGGCCACGAATATGCCATGCATTTCCCCTGGCATCGCTGGCCCGCCGCACCGGACCGCAAGCTTTCCTCCGTCCATGACAGGGTCAAGGCGGAAGGCGGCGTGATGGGCGCCTATAACGGCTGGGAGCGGGCCAACTGGTTCGCCCGGCCGGGAGACGATCTGTCAGACGAAAGCACCCATACCTGGAACCGGTCCGGCCCCTGGGAGCAGCGGATCAGGGAAGAGTGCGAAGCCGTGCGCGATGGTGTCGGCGTTCTGAACCTGCCCGGTTTCTCGCGGTTCGATCTTTCCGGCGCAGGTGCCGCGGACTGGCTGCGCGGCAGGATTGCAGGAGCGCTGCCGAAGGTCGGCCGCATGAACCTCGGCTACTTCCCGGATGAACGCGGCCGCATCCTGACCGAAATGTCGATCCTCAGACATGATGAAGACCGGTTCACCCTGATCACCGCCGCAACGGCCCAATGGCACGACTGGGAGCTGCTGAAACACGCTCTGCCGGACGGGCTGGAGCTGACCGACCGCACGCGCGACTACGACACGCTGATCGTCTGCGGTCCGAAATCGCGTGCGTTGTTCCAGGATCTTGCAGACGCCGATCTTGCCTTGCCCTGGCTGTCGATCCAGACGGCAACGGTCGCCGGCAAGGAGGCACTGCTGGCGCGGGTTAGTTTCGCCGGCGAGCTCGGTTGGGAAATCCATGCCCGGGTGGCGGACATGCCTGCTGTTTACGAGGCCGTTCTGGCGGCGGGCGCCAGGCCCTTCGGCATGTGGGCCCTGAATTCGCTGCGCCTGGAAAAAGGCTACCGCACCTGGAAGGGCGATCTCTCGACCGACTACAGCCTTCTGGAAGGCGGGCTCGAGCGTTTCATCAAGTTCGACAAGCCGCAGGATTTTCCGGGCAAGGCGGCGCTGCAGGCGGAGAAACAGCGCGGCGTGACCAAACGGTTCGTCACCCTGACCGTGGCGGCGGGCGACGCCGACGCGCCTTACATGTCGACGCTCTGGCATGACGGCAAGGTCGTCGGCGAGGTGACCTCGGGCGGATGGGGCTACCGGGTCGGCAAGTCGATCGCGCTTGGCATGCTGCGCGCAGACCTGACGGTTCCAGGCACGGAAATCGAGGTCGAGATCTATGGCGAGCGCTGCCACGCGGTGGTGCAGGAAGACAGGCCGCTCTGGGATCCGGACAACGAGCGGATCCGGGCATGA
- a CDS encoding trimethylamine methyltransferase family protein: MSEEAINLEVRRSRRAGGREARRAARMAPLAEDIRPIRPGMPGGHYKPLTDAGVARIHQAALEALETIGLSQAPETGVEIMTAAGAVQGDDGRLRFPRSLVEDMLAVAGRNITLHARDPKHDLHLTGSNVHYGTAGAAVHVVDPVTLAYRESTAQDLYDAARLVDNLDNIHFYQRTMVCRDVLDNKEMDLNTLYGCLAGTRKHVGTSFSDPSHVADCFELIYMVAGGEDKWLERPFVSNSNCFVVPPMKFATESCMVLEDCVRRGMPMLLLSAGQAGATAPAPVALAIVQAVAECLAGLVYVNAIRKGAPAIFGTWPFVSDLRTGAMSGGSAEQALLTAGCAQMHRFYDLPGGAASGISDSKLPDMQAGWEQGMTNALAGLAGLNMCYEAVGIHASLLGFCLESLVLGDDLLGQAMRLVRGIDVTEDSTSIDVMKDICVDGPGHYLGSAQTLGLMQTEYVYPSVANRMSPKEWAEAEKPVLLDTAIARKNEILAAAGNVVDPEIDRAIRDRFNIFFQ; the protein is encoded by the coding sequence ATGTCGGAAGAAGCTATCAATCTGGAGGTCCGCCGGTCCCGGCGGGCAGGCGGGCGCGAGGCGCGGCGGGCCGCCCGCATGGCACCGCTTGCGGAAGACATCCGGCCGATCCGCCCGGGCATGCCGGGAGGGCATTACAAACCGCTGACCGATGCAGGTGTTGCGCGCATTCACCAGGCGGCACTGGAAGCGCTGGAAACCATCGGCCTGTCGCAAGCTCCGGAAACAGGCGTTGAGATCATGACGGCGGCCGGCGCGGTTCAGGGCGACGACGGACGGCTCCGTTTCCCGCGATCCCTGGTTGAGGACATGCTGGCCGTTGCCGGCCGCAACATCACCCTGCATGCCCGCGATCCGAAACACGATCTCCACCTGACCGGCTCCAATGTGCATTACGGTACGGCTGGCGCAGCAGTGCATGTGGTCGACCCGGTCACGCTCGCCTACCGGGAGTCCACCGCGCAGGACCTTTATGATGCCGCGCGGCTGGTCGACAACCTGGACAATATCCATTTCTACCAGCGCACCATGGTCTGCCGCGATGTGCTCGACAACAAGGAGATGGACCTCAACACGCTTTATGGCTGCCTGGCAGGGACCCGTAAACATGTCGGCACATCTTTCAGCGATCCTTCCCATGTCGCGGATTGTTTCGAGCTGATCTATATGGTTGCCGGTGGCGAGGACAAATGGCTGGAGCGGCCCTTTGTCAGCAACTCCAACTGTTTCGTCGTGCCGCCGATGAAATTCGCGACGGAAAGCTGCATGGTGCTGGAAGACTGCGTCCGGCGCGGCATGCCGATGTTGCTTCTGTCCGCCGGACAGGCCGGAGCGACGGCGCCGGCGCCGGTCGCGCTCGCCATTGTGCAGGCGGTGGCTGAGTGCCTCGCAGGCCTTGTCTATGTGAATGCGATCAGGAAGGGCGCGCCGGCCATCTTCGGCACCTGGCCCTTTGTGTCGGATCTCAGAACCGGTGCCATGTCCGGCGGTTCGGCGGAACAGGCGTTGCTGACGGCCGGCTGTGCGCAGATGCACCGCTTCTACGACTTGCCCGGTGGTGCGGCATCCGGCATTTCCGATTCCAAGCTGCCCGACATGCAGGCCGGCTGGGAGCAGGGCATGACCAATGCGCTCGCCGGGCTCGCGGGCCTCAACATGTGTTACGAGGCCGTCGGCATTCATGCGTCCCTGCTCGGCTTCTGTCTGGAAAGTCTGGTTCTGGGGGACGATCTGCTCGGCCAGGCCATGCGCCTGGTTCGGGGCATCGACGTGACCGAGGATTCAACGTCCATCGATGTCATGAAGGACATCTGCGTTGACGGGCCGGGGCATTATCTTGGTTCTGCCCAGACGCTGGGCCTGATGCAGACGGAATACGTCTATCCCAGTGTTGCCAACCGGATGAGCCCGAAGGAATGGGCGGAAGCGGAAAAACCGGTACTGCTCGACACGGCGATTGCGCGCAAGAACGAAATCCTGGCAGCGGCCGGAAACGTTGTTGACCCGGAGATAGACCGGGCCATCCGCGACCGGTTCAACATCTTTTTCCAGTAG